One window from the genome of Paenibacillus azoreducens encodes:
- a CDS encoding polysaccharide deacetylase family protein, giving the protein MLVYFRRTLLIACAAILAMEVLSPAAAAAPSGNRGREYYEQRGDVIWEVPNKEKVIALTFDDGPDPEETTHILDLLKQYDAKATFFVVGKQVEKHPEVARREVAEGHELGNHTYDHAYFNRGSSAETIANQLRRTQEAIFKATGKRSYLFRPPGGFYSDRMIETSKKEGYLVVMWSWHQDTRDWNRPGVGKIVKKVLGNARNGDIVLMHDHVEGKSQTIDALKKILPELKKRGFRFVTVSELTRYNIP; this is encoded by the coding sequence ATGCTTGTATATTTTCGCCGCACGCTGTTGATCGCATGCGCCGCCATTTTAGCCATGGAGGTCCTCTCCCCTGCTGCCGCTGCCGCCCCTTCGGGCAATCGAGGCCGGGAATATTATGAACAGCGCGGAGACGTCATTTGGGAAGTCCCCAATAAAGAAAAAGTGATAGCACTCACCTTTGATGACGGTCCCGATCCGGAAGAAACGACGCATATTTTGGATCTTCTCAAGCAATATGATGCCAAAGCAACTTTTTTTGTCGTTGGCAAACAAGTCGAGAAACATCCTGAGGTCGCGCGTAGAGAGGTGGCCGAAGGCCACGAGCTTGGCAATCATACCTATGACCATGCCTATTTCAACCGCGGCAGTTCCGCGGAAACGATCGCCAACCAGCTCAGACGAACGCAGGAGGCTATTTTCAAAGCCACGGGAAAAAGATCCTATCTGTTCCGCCCCCCGGGTGGTTTCTACAGCGACCGCATGATTGAAACGTCCAAAAAAGAAGGATATTTGGTTGTGATGTGGTCCTGGCATCAGGACACACGGGATTGGAACCGTCCCGGAGTAGGCAAAATCGTAAAGAAAGTGCTTGGCAATGCGCGCAACGGCGATATCGTGCTGATGCATGATCATGTCGAAGGAAAATCGCAAACCATCGATGCACTGAAGAAAATACTGCCGGAGCTGAAAAAGAGAGGATTCCGCTTCGTCACCGTTTCCGAGCTTACGCGGTACAATATCCCTTGA
- a CDS encoding DUF4179 domain-containing protein — protein MNRDRIYGDENLRQQDALLRSKTQEMPDRLGNLVPHTTFQAVWGKHHQFLMQNGVRSKRKKRWGIAACGLVMAIIVAGTAFYTSPEVRAALAKFPFMKMLLKDGEFKEHYGLSQIEKQDLGVKLNRSVTDQNIRFTVDEIFYDGIQIVLNYDVEYLNAKEKINEKDASVYYNLAIIGAEPDMMSTHKFTILNDHSFIGSTLIDAYQYLDGYQLQMNISQIGQVKGDWSVTIPLSVSKTDPHTKTFFPNKVFEMDGKKRTVERITMTPVTTQIVIRSEDKKEGSDLSFNIRDNLQTLFYSNGGLAGNGKYINNFAPPSSINPYPEYIEIAVNKKMRMNHLVQHEETAALTNKFPIILKGAHGGTVLITKVEYSEDGTMLYYEASDAENQYPMIVLMDSKEHVNISEPVRIAKDRFAFKMKYPKLDIRSSLKAKVFINEYEPGYKPEPPVWVKIPLDWSKP, from the coding sequence ATGAACCGAGATAGGATCTATGGAGATGAAAACTTGAGGCAGCAGGATGCTTTGCTGCGGAGCAAAACGCAGGAAATGCCGGATCGGTTGGGCAACTTGGTTCCTCATACCACGTTTCAAGCTGTGTGGGGCAAGCATCATCAGTTTCTCATGCAAAACGGAGTACGTTCCAAGCGCAAAAAACGATGGGGCATAGCTGCTTGCGGGCTTGTCATGGCAATAATTGTGGCAGGTACGGCTTTTTATACTTCGCCTGAAGTCCGTGCCGCGTTAGCCAAGTTTCCTTTTATGAAAATGCTTCTGAAAGACGGCGAATTTAAAGAGCATTATGGTCTCTCGCAAATTGAAAAGCAGGATCTGGGGGTCAAGCTCAACCGGTCCGTGACGGATCAAAATATTCGTTTTACAGTGGACGAGATTTTTTATGACGGAATTCAAATTGTGCTGAACTATGATGTGGAGTATTTGAATGCCAAAGAAAAAATCAATGAAAAAGATGCGAGCGTCTACTACAATCTTGCTATTATCGGAGCCGAACCGGATATGATGAGCACACATAAGTTTACGATTCTGAATGATCATTCTTTTATCGGCAGTACGCTCATTGATGCCTATCAGTATCTGGACGGATATCAGCTTCAAATGAACATCTCCCAGATCGGACAAGTGAAGGGGGATTGGTCGGTTACGATACCTTTATCCGTTTCCAAAACGGATCCCCACACCAAAACCTTTTTTCCGAACAAGGTATTTGAGATGGATGGCAAGAAAAGAACGGTGGAGCGCATCACCATGACGCCGGTAACGACACAGATTGTTATTCGTTCTGAGGATAAAAAAGAAGGAAGCGACCTTTCTTTTAATATAAGAGATAATTTGCAAACATTATTTTATAGCAACGGTGGGTTGGCAGGCAACGGAAAATATATCAATAACTTTGCCCCTCCTTCTTCAATTAACCCTTACCCCGAATATATCGAAATTGCCGTCAATAAAAAAATGAGGATGAATCATTTGGTACAACATGAAGAAACAGCTGCTTTGACGAACAAATTCCCGATTATCCTAAAAGGAGCGCATGGAGGAACCGTTTTAATTACGAAGGTGGAGTATAGCGAAGACGGTACGATGTTATATTATGAAGCGAGCGATGCGGAGAATCAGTACCCGATGATTGTGCTGATGGATTCAAAAGAGCATGTCAACATAAGCGAACCTGTCCGAATTGCCAAAGATCGGTTTGCGTTTAAAATGAAATACCCTAAATTGGACATAAGATCTTCCTTGAAAGCCAAGGTTTTTATTAATGAATATGAGCCTGGTTATAAACCGGAACCGCCGGTATGGGTCAAAATACCGCTGGACTGGTCGAAACCCTGA
- a CDS encoding RNA polymerase sigma factor — translation MVDNHMLSEEEARVLYEAHSPYVYGIALMLTRSPAIADDIMQETFLRVFQKYHTYDPSRPLRPWLYRITVNLVKSTMRKQKWLLFQDTLPERHDGNTLEDGIVRNEGERELWEAVHALTPKRREVIILHYYAGLTLPEVASVLRIREGTCKSRLHEALKQLRQSGVTTAMGFPVRRKCNEPR, via the coding sequence GTGGTGGACAATCACATGTTATCCGAAGAGGAGGCGCGGGTTTTGTATGAAGCCCATTCGCCTTATGTTTACGGAATTGCCCTGATGCTGACCCGTTCTCCAGCGATTGCGGACGACATCATGCAGGAGACGTTTTTGCGGGTATTCCAGAAATATCATACATATGATCCGTCAAGGCCATTAAGACCGTGGTTGTATCGGATTACAGTTAATTTAGTGAAAAGCACGATGCGCAAACAAAAATGGCTTTTGTTTCAGGATACATTACCGGAACGGCATGATGGGAATACGCTTGAGGATGGTATCGTGAGAAACGAAGGAGAACGGGAATTATGGGAAGCAGTCCATGCGCTTACTCCCAAAAGAAGGGAAGTCATCATTTTGCATTATTATGCCGGATTGACTTTACCGGAAGTGGCTTCCGTGCTGCGCATCCGTGAGGGAACATGCAAATCGAGGCTGCATGAAGCATTAAAGCAGCTGCGGCAAAGTGGTGTAACAACGGCAATGGGATTTCCTGTAAGGAGGAAATGCAATGAACCGAGATAG
- a CDS encoding YfiT family bacillithiol transferase, with product MSSDLRYPIGEFSPSQAISPAERSYWIDQLRALPGQVRDAVSGLSEEQLDTPYRPDGWTVRQVIHHLADSHMNALLRVKLALTEDEPVIKPYEETLWAELPDSVNPAPEVSLKMLDGIHARMALLFKSLKEDDWHRSYVHPVNGKTRLDRHLGLYAWHGRHHLAHITSLVRRMDW from the coding sequence ATGAGTTCAGATTTACGTTATCCAATCGGGGAATTTTCACCGTCTCAAGCCATCAGTCCGGCAGAACGCAGCTATTGGATTGACCAGCTTCGCGCTTTACCTGGGCAAGTAAGGGATGCCGTCAGCGGACTATCGGAGGAACAGCTTGATACCCCTTACCGGCCCGACGGCTGGACGGTGCGCCAAGTGATACATCATCTTGCCGACAGCCATATGAACGCGCTGCTTCGAGTCAAGCTGGCGCTGACTGAGGATGAACCCGTCATCAAACCCTATGAAGAAACATTATGGGCTGAACTGCCTGATTCCGTGAATCCCGCTCCAGAGGTATCCCTTAAGATGCTGGACGGTATTCATGCACGTATGGCACTCCTTTTCAAATCTTTAAAAGAAGATGACTGGCACCGCTCCTATGTACATCCCGTCAACGGAAAAACCCGGCTCGACCGCCATCTTGGCCTTTACGCCTGGCACGGCCGCCATCATCTGGCCCATATTACTTCTTTGGTCCGCCGGATGGATTGGTAG
- a CDS encoding YhgE/Pip domain-containing protein, with protein sequence MKNIALIYGRDIRNIVTNWAALVIILGLIALPSLYAWFNIKASWDPYGNTGGIAIAVANNDKGTTIRGNPINLGNEVINSLKENHKLGWRFVSEEDAVRGVKHGNYYASIVIPDNFSATIATVLTNNPTKAEILYYVNEKINAISPKIASSGASGIIHEVSKNFIETANGTIFKIFNALGIELQEQLPTIEKVRSLVFRLEKSFPEINHIVNVAANDIHKTDQLVSKAQTDLPLVTQIAENGRQLASGLDSFLAQSSDVAKNIAPNVKQDLLLLQQTAISAQQLTSVLKDANVDPAVVTDTLDRVSSGIDLGLKVQSQLVNWFDQLNKVTGNRIGFVSSKLRQVQDKMQQQKGLVSGISTAIKNGEKPASDLVDRLNQVSGDISRILGDIIGRYDSEIEPAILSGLNKARQTAAKTKTVLNDALKSVPDVKKILSDASKGLTLGSEGIREIQKDLPVVEAKISELAQKMRQFESEGSLQELVNLLKNNFQLKSQFFGEPVVLKENQLYPIPNYGSAMSPFFSTLALWVGATLLVSLVTTEVHGDQSYRSYEVYFGRFLTFLTIALLQSILVTSGDIFLLGAYVVDKPWFIIFGMINSVVFILIVYTLVSVFGNVGKALAVVLLVLQLAGSGGTFPIQTTPAFFRAIHPFLPFTYGISMMRESVGGILWDIVRSDLLTMCIFVAITLVVGLALKGIINQLAAGLVKKAKESKLIH encoded by the coding sequence ATGAAAAATATTGCACTCATTTACGGCAGAGATATCCGAAATATCGTTACCAACTGGGCGGCGCTGGTGATCATTCTGGGGCTTATCGCGCTGCCTTCTTTATATGCTTGGTTCAACATCAAAGCCTCGTGGGATCCTTACGGCAACACCGGGGGCATAGCCATTGCCGTTGCCAACAATGACAAAGGCACGACGATTCGCGGCAATCCCATCAATTTGGGAAATGAAGTCATCAATTCCCTGAAGGAAAATCACAAACTCGGCTGGCGGTTCGTCAGCGAGGAAGATGCGGTAAGAGGCGTCAAACACGGGAATTATTATGCCAGCATCGTCATTCCCGATAACTTCTCGGCAACAATCGCGACCGTGCTCACCAATAATCCTACCAAAGCCGAAATATTATATTACGTAAATGAAAAGATCAACGCCATTTCACCCAAGATCGCTTCTTCGGGCGCAAGCGGTATCATTCATGAAGTCAGCAAAAACTTTATCGAAACGGCCAATGGCACCATTTTCAAAATATTTAATGCGCTTGGCATTGAACTGCAGGAGCAGCTGCCGACCATCGAAAAAGTGCGTTCCCTCGTGTTTAGATTGGAAAAAAGCTTCCCTGAGATCAATCACATTGTCAACGTCGCCGCGAATGACATACATAAAACGGATCAGCTTGTGAGCAAAGCGCAAACCGATCTTCCATTGGTGACCCAAATCGCGGAAAACGGACGGCAATTGGCGAGCGGCTTGGACAGCTTTTTGGCGCAGTCCTCCGATGTGGCCAAAAACATCGCCCCAAACGTAAAGCAGGACCTTCTCCTGCTTCAGCAAACCGCGATTTCGGCGCAGCAGCTTACTTCGGTGCTGAAAGACGCAAACGTGGATCCGGCAGTCGTAACCGATACGCTGGATCGGGTATCATCCGGAATTGATCTCGGGCTTAAAGTTCAATCCCAGCTTGTCAACTGGTTTGACCAATTAAACAAGGTGACAGGCAACCGCATCGGTTTTGTCAGTTCAAAGCTGCGGCAGGTTCAGGATAAAATGCAGCAGCAAAAAGGGCTTGTCAGTGGCATCAGCACCGCCATCAAAAACGGCGAGAAACCCGCTTCGGATTTGGTCGACCGCCTGAATCAGGTTTCCGGAGACATCTCGCGAATCCTCGGCGACATTATCGGCCGATACGACAGTGAAATTGAACCCGCGATCTTAAGCGGTCTGAACAAAGCTCGGCAAACGGCGGCCAAAACGAAAACTGTCTTAAACGATGCGCTGAAAAGCGTGCCGGACGTGAAAAAGATTTTAAGCGACGCATCAAAAGGGCTGACGCTCGGCAGCGAAGGGATTCGTGAGATCCAGAAGGATCTCCCGGTCGTTGAAGCCAAAATATCCGAGCTCGCCCAAAAAATGCGGCAGTTCGAATCCGAAGGCAGCCTGCAGGAATTGGTTAACCTTCTCAAAAACAATTTCCAACTGAAAAGCCAATTTTTTGGCGAACCTGTCGTTCTGAAAGAAAATCAGCTGTATCCTATTCCGAATTACGGCTCTGCCATGTCGCCTTTCTTCTCTACGCTGGCGTTATGGGTCGGGGCTACCCTGCTTGTATCCCTCGTGACGACGGAAGTCCACGGCGATCAATCGTACAGAAGCTACGAGGTTTATTTCGGCAGATTTCTAACCTTCCTGACGATTGCCCTGCTTCAGTCGATTCTCGTCACATCAGGAGACATATTCTTGCTCGGTGCTTATGTCGTCGATAAACCTTGGTTTATCATCTTTGGAATGATCAACAGCGTGGTATTCATCCTCATCGTTTATACGTTGGTCTCGGTATTCGGCAATGTCGGCAAAGCGCTGGCGGTTGTGCTGCTCGTGCTTCAGCTCGCCGGTTCCGGCGGAACCTTTCCGATCCAGACCACGCCGGCCTTCTTCCGGGCAATCCATCCGTTCCTCCCGTTTACGTATGGCATCAGCATGATGCGCGAATCGGTCGGGGGCATTCTCTGGGATATTGTGCGGAGTGATCTTTTGACGATGTGCATCTTCGTCGCCATCACGCTGGTCGTTGGTCTTGCCTTAAAGGGCATCATCAATCAACTAGCTGCTGGTCTTGTGAAGAAAGCCAAGGAGAGCAAATTGATTCATTAA
- a CDS encoding DUF418 domain-containing protein — protein sequence MEQHKGRIRLLDILRGFAILGTLGTNIWIFAQLGDLSYILTSSYTGWWELDDLIRMIVLFLVNGKMLGLLTIMFGVGLELKYQQSMRTGKTWPGAYMWVLIILFMEGLLHFTLVMEYDILMSYGITGMIAAFIVRGGDRLISVAMKVIGSFHVVIILAILLLALMGSNMSLGSFDQVVALYQDGSWLQQVQYRLAHFLQLRAESIFVIPMNVFLFLLGVRLMRSGVFAQDENGERQRKKLLKLGLFIGLPLNLLIFIPGGAFDLPARYLFAPFLSLGYIALIGKMIQYTKWNWLWRLLESAGKMSLSCYVMQNIIGSVLFYGWGFALGGKLNSLGIIAVWIGISLFQLWFASTWLRLFKLGPMEAARKRALGIIESR from the coding sequence GTGGAGCAACACAAAGGGAGAATTCGTCTGCTTGATATTCTGCGAGGGTTCGCCATTCTGGGAACTCTAGGAACAAACATCTGGATATTCGCGCAATTGGGGGACTTATCTTATATTTTGACGTCTAGTTATACCGGCTGGTGGGAGCTCGATGATTTGATCAGAATGATCGTGTTATTCCTCGTGAACGGGAAGATGCTTGGCTTGTTGACGATTATGTTTGGGGTAGGACTGGAATTAAAGTACCAGCAATCGATGCGCACAGGAAAAACTTGGCCAGGAGCCTATATGTGGGTCCTCATCATCCTGTTTATGGAAGGCCTGCTTCATTTCACTCTGGTCATGGAGTATGACATATTAATGAGCTACGGAATCACTGGCATGATTGCAGCCTTCATCGTTCGGGGCGGTGACCGCCTCATATCGGTTGCGATGAAAGTAATTGGCAGCTTCCATGTTGTCATTATCTTGGCGATCCTGCTTCTTGCTTTAATGGGTAGCAATATGTCGCTGGGCAGCTTCGATCAGGTAGTTGCTCTCTATCAAGACGGTTCTTGGCTGCAGCAGGTCCAATATCGGCTGGCTCATTTCCTGCAGCTTCGCGCAGAGTCCATTTTCGTTATTCCCATGAATGTCTTTTTATTTTTGCTTGGCGTTCGTCTCATGCGGTCAGGGGTTTTTGCGCAAGATGAAAACGGCGAAAGGCAGCGTAAAAAGCTCTTGAAATTGGGACTCTTTATCGGACTGCCGCTGAACCTGTTGATTTTTATCCCCGGAGGCGCCTTCGATCTGCCTGCACGCTATTTATTTGCCCCATTTCTTTCACTTGGGTATATAGCGCTCATTGGAAAAATGATACAATATACGAAGTGGAACTGGTTGTGGCGCTTGCTTGAATCTGCCGGGAAAATGTCATTAAGCTGTTATGTCATGCAAAATATTATAGGTTCCGTTCTTTTTTATGGCTGGGGTTTTGCTTTAGGCGGAAAGCTGAATTCCCTGGGAATTATAGCGGTCTGGATCGGCATTTCCCTATTCCAGCTATGGTTTGCCTCAACATGGCTTCGCCTCTTTAAGCTGGGGCCAATGGAAGCTGCACGCAAACGAGCATTAGGAATCATCGAATCCAGATAA
- a CDS encoding sensor histidine kinase, with translation MIFKIYPKDLIKNYLLLDVIAIVNLIYNVLSSSSKLGLLGSLLLLLIFLACFCIGLRYRNGYLLAAVLAGLATLAVISSFINPKLLIYGFIFADQIGRSHSKRHIGIAIAAIAIMFILVYWGRMDDFLFLPVMIVQMLFPICIYIMEKSKRLQSKLDAANQQLEKYIQQEERQRIARDLHDTLGQTLMMIKLKSELASKWVDRNPLQAKEELKDILYTSRVALKQVRELVSDMKFISLEHEIEHTRKLLQTAGIELEIVKDGMPPLLASVEETMMALAVREATTNIVKHSQAKHCTIRLETLDNLYCVSITDDGVGLLQAAAGNGFQSMKERMQALHGTFTVDSSPDGGTVVSMQLPLRQHGKERLAT, from the coding sequence ATGATATTCAAGATTTACCCAAAAGATCTGATCAAAAATTATTTGCTCTTAGATGTGATCGCGATCGTAAATTTAATTTACAACGTTCTCAGCTCCAGTTCGAAGCTGGGTCTTTTGGGTAGCCTCCTTCTTCTGCTTATATTTCTTGCTTGCTTTTGTATAGGATTGCGGTACCGCAATGGGTATCTTCTAGCGGCCGTTCTAGCCGGTCTTGCCACACTTGCTGTAATCAGTAGTTTTATAAATCCGAAACTCTTAATCTACGGTTTTATATTTGCGGACCAGATCGGAAGGTCTCATTCCAAGCGGCATATTGGTATTGCGATTGCAGCCATTGCCATCATGTTTATCCTTGTGTATTGGGGAAGGATGGACGATTTCCTCTTCCTTCCTGTCATGATAGTTCAAATGCTGTTCCCGATCTGTATTTATATTATGGAAAAATCCAAGCGCCTGCAGAGCAAGTTGGATGCGGCCAACCAACAGCTTGAAAAGTACATTCAACAGGAGGAAAGGCAGCGGATTGCGAGAGATCTTCATGATACGCTGGGGCAAACCCTCATGATGATTAAACTGAAAAGCGAGCTGGCCTCGAAGTGGGTTGATAGGAACCCATTGCAGGCCAAAGAAGAACTGAAGGATATACTGTACACCTCAAGAGTCGCCTTGAAGCAGGTGAGAGAATTGGTTTCCGATATGAAGTTCATCTCTCTGGAGCATGAAATCGAGCATACCCGCAAGCTGCTGCAGACGGCAGGGATTGAACTGGAAATCGTGAAAGATGGAATGCCTCCCCTGTTAGCAAGCGTAGAGGAAACGATGATGGCGCTCGCTGTTCGGGAAGCGACGACCAATATTGTGAAACACAGTCAAGCAAAGCATTGTACAATCAGGCTGGAAACGTTGGACAATCTGTACTGTGTATCGATAACGGATGACGGAGTTGGTCTGTTGCAGGCAGCAGCCGGAAATGGATTTCAGTCAATGAAGGAGCGGATGCAAGCTCTTCATGGAACCTTCACGGTGGACAGCTCACCGGACGGGGGAACAGTTGTTTCTATGCAGCTGCCGCTTCGTCAGCACGGAAAGGAGAGACTTGCCACATGA
- a CDS encoding response regulator transcription factor, with protein sequence MIRVVIAEDQQMLRGAFASLLKFEPDIEVLAEVPDGIQAWEAIQRHQPDVCVLDIEIPFINGLELAEQIRNAGLPCKIMIVTTFARPGYLQKATEAQVNGYLLKDEPIEYLIESIRRVMAGERVISTDLAAALLMKEVNPLSEREAEMLRLTKTGMTTSDISKALFLTKGTVRNYLSSAIQKLEADSRQQAVNIADEKGWL encoded by the coding sequence ATGATTCGAGTTGTCATTGCCGAAGATCAGCAGATGCTGCGCGGCGCTTTCGCCTCATTGTTAAAATTTGAACCCGATATTGAAGTGCTGGCTGAAGTGCCGGACGGTATACAAGCCTGGGAAGCGATTCAACGGCATCAGCCAGATGTCTGTGTGCTGGACATTGAAATACCCTTCATCAACGGCCTTGAGTTGGCTGAACAAATCAGAAATGCCGGCTTGCCCTGCAAAATCATGATCGTCACTACGTTTGCCCGCCCCGGCTATTTACAAAAAGCGACTGAAGCTCAAGTAAATGGCTACTTGTTAAAAGATGAACCGATTGAATATCTGATTGAGTCGATCCGTCGGGTCATGGCAGGGGAACGGGTGATCAGCACCGATTTGGCGGCAGCGCTCTTAATGAAAGAAGTTAATCCGTTAAGCGAAAGGGAAGCGGAGATGCTGCGCCTCACCAAAACAGGTATGACGACAAGTGATATCAGCAAGGCCCTCTTCTTGACGAAGGGCACCGTGCGGAACTATTTGTCCTCGGCGATTCAGAAGCTGGAAGCCGACTCGAGGCAGCAGGCCGTGAATATTGCCGATGAAAAAGGATGGCTGTAA
- a CDS encoding PadR family transcriptional regulator, whose protein sequence is MDERELLVLGLLMTQSQHGYQINDFIERNLGQVSDMKKATAYSILKRLDKQGCVNVTVEQEGNRPPRQIYSITGKGEKLFYELLRSSLAHAENVTPAGDIGLMFIDHLERKDARELLEIKLRKVEQFIEICSSIPTHEEGIGVNLAFRHRLALLECNKKFLLETIRELDRWM, encoded by the coding sequence ATGGATGAACGCGAACTGCTTGTTTTGGGCCTGCTCATGACCCAAAGCCAGCATGGTTATCAAATTAATGATTTTATCGAGCGGAATTTGGGACAGGTGTCCGATATGAAAAAGGCGACGGCCTATTCCATTCTGAAACGGCTGGACAAACAGGGCTGCGTGAATGTAACGGTCGAGCAGGAAGGCAACCGTCCGCCGAGACAGATTTATTCGATCACGGGCAAAGGGGAGAAGCTTTTTTACGAATTGCTTCGTTCTTCGTTGGCTCATGCTGAAAACGTTACGCCGGCAGGAGATATCGGGCTGATGTTTATCGACCATCTCGAGCGGAAAGATGCCAGGGAACTGCTGGAAATCAAGCTCCGTAAGGTGGAGCAGTTTATTGAGATTTGTTCCTCGATCCCCACACATGAAGAGGGCATAGGGGTCAACCTTGCTTTCCGGCACCGGCTTGCTTTGCTTGAATGCAACAAAAAATTTCTGCTGGAAACGATCCGGGAGCTTGATCGATGGATGTAG
- a CDS encoding LysR family transcriptional regulator: MIELLEGRFFKTFIVVMEEQSFSRAADKLGYVQSTVTTHIQLLEQACGQKLFHRLSRGVKPTAAGEKLMKYAYQFIHLGTSIEEAMNEIEQAQGTVYLRMQESFFLTRFSSFMQPFMREFPKVKFRIESGFHQDILDQVLNHAIDFGIVPRDPQRNDILFYPLVEEKLIFVASGALALEVGREGLERLNQEVMISFGTDCLYHTQAGMALQEAGIDVKEAIELPSLEMIKQSVKCGNGFALVPEIAVQKELEDGQLKVLPISSANYSMHGLIVHKNRELSYPARLFQSELVKRSPLSNDESLMI, from the coding sequence GTGATTGAATTGCTTGAAGGAAGATTCTTTAAAACTTTTATAGTCGTGATGGAGGAACAAAGTTTTAGCCGTGCAGCGGATAAACTGGGATATGTTCAATCCACCGTGACAACACATATTCAGCTTTTGGAGCAAGCTTGCGGGCAGAAATTGTTCCATCGATTGTCCCGTGGGGTCAAACCAACGGCAGCGGGTGAAAAACTCATGAAATATGCTTATCAATTTATCCACTTGGGGACTTCGATCGAAGAAGCTATGAATGAGATCGAGCAAGCCCAAGGCACGGTTTATCTTCGAATGCAGGAATCCTTTTTTCTGACGAGGTTCTCTTCGTTTATGCAGCCTTTCATGAGGGAATTCCCGAAAGTGAAGTTTCGGATTGAATCCGGGTTCCATCAAGATATTCTGGATCAAGTGCTGAACCACGCGATTGATTTTGGCATCGTGCCGCGCGACCCGCAGCGAAATGACATCCTGTTTTATCCTTTGGTTGAAGAAAAATTGATTTTTGTCGCATCGGGTGCTTTGGCGCTGGAAGTTGGGCGAGAGGGACTTGAGCGATTAAACCAAGAAGTCATGATCAGCTTCGGAACCGATTGCTTATACCATACACAGGCCGGCATGGCGCTGCAGGAAGCAGGAATCGACGTCAAGGAAGCAATTGAACTCCCGAGCCTGGAGATGATTAAGCAATCCGTCAAATGCGGAAATGGGTTTGCATTGGTTCCGGAAATCGCGGTGCAGAAAGAACTCGAAGATGGCCAGCTCAAAGTGCTTCCCATAAGTTCAGCAAACTATTCTATGCATGGATTGATCGTTCATAAAAACAGGGAATTAAGTTATCCGGCAAGATTATTTCAATCGGAGTTGGTCAAGCGATCGCCACTATCCAATGATGAATCGTTAATGATATGA
- a CDS encoding DJ-1/PfpI family protein, translating to MSKKQGFRLGVYVFKDAEVVDYAAPYGVFSVARRLDPELDVFLVADSLRPVQTQAGLTVHPNYSFNEMPDMDAFLIPGGFGTRQETYNKRLHQYIKSLPETTLLTSVCTGSWIYGNMGLLDGLPATSRKEPDRLEASEMGKVPIDRLAEIAPACTISRARIVDTGRIITGAGIASGMEMGFHLLRRAGYEEDFILEVARVMEYSEAYNVYKNDIEYFNHASR from the coding sequence ATGAGTAAAAAACAAGGTTTTAGACTCGGAGTTTATGTTTTCAAAGATGCTGAAGTTGTTGATTATGCGGCACCTTACGGCGTATTTTCTGTTGCAAGGAGGCTTGACCCCGAACTTGATGTTTTTCTTGTTGCGGATTCTTTAAGACCCGTCCAGACACAAGCCGGTCTCACTGTACATCCCAACTACAGTTTCAATGAAATGCCTGACATGGATGCGTTTCTGATTCCGGGAGGTTTCGGAACAAGACAGGAAACTTACAATAAACGGCTGCATCAATACATTAAATCACTTCCCGAAACAACGCTGCTGACCAGCGTTTGCACTGGTTCCTGGATCTACGGGAACATGGGACTGCTGGACGGTCTTCCCGCAACAAGCCGGAAAGAACCGGATCGGCTGGAAGCATCGGAAATGGGCAAAGTGCCGATCGATCGCCTTGCCGAGATTGCACCGGCTTGTACAATCAGCAGAGCGCGGATCGTCGATACCGGCAGAATCATTACCGGAGCCGGCATCGCATCCGGCATGGAGATGGGCTTCCATTTGCTGAGACGAGCCGGATACGAAGAAGACTTCATTCTGGAAGTGGCCAGAGTGATGGAGTATTCCGAAGCGTACAACGTCTACAAAAATGATATTGAATATTTCAATCATGCGAGTAGATAA